A single region of the Salipaludibacillus sp. LMS25 genome encodes:
- the tgt gene encoding tRNA guanosine(34) transglycosylase Tgt: MTAIKYEHIKTCKQSGARLGKVHTPHGTFETPIFMPVGTLATVKTMSPEDLKQMNAQIILSNTYHLWLRPGEDIIEEAGGIHRFMNWDRPVLTDSGGFQVFSLSDLRHITEEGVHFRNHLSGEKLFLTPEKSMQIQNALGPDIMMAFDECPPYPAEHTYMKASVERTSRWAERCIKAHARPEDQGLFGIVQGGEYEDLRRQSAEDLVSLDFPGYAIGGLSVGEPKNVMNEVLEYTTPWLPKDKPRYLMGVGSADSLIDGAIRGIDMFDCVLPTRIARNGTLMTSTGRLVVRNAAYARDFRPIDEACECHVCQNHSRAYIRHLIKCNETLGLRLCSYHNLHFLLNLMEQVRQAIRDDRLLDFRAEFFETYGFNKADAKNF, encoded by the coding sequence ATGACAGCTATTAAGTACGAACATATAAAGACGTGTAAACAATCAGGAGCTAGGCTTGGAAAAGTCCATACGCCACATGGAACATTTGAAACACCTATTTTTATGCCAGTAGGCACGCTGGCTACCGTGAAAACAATGAGTCCAGAAGATTTAAAACAAATGAATGCCCAAATTATTTTAAGCAACACGTATCATCTTTGGCTTCGTCCTGGAGAGGATATTATTGAAGAAGCTGGTGGCATTCATCGGTTTATGAATTGGGATCGGCCTGTATTAACAGATTCAGGGGGATTTCAAGTGTTTAGTTTGAGCGACCTGCGTCATATTACTGAAGAAGGTGTTCATTTTAGAAACCATTTAAGTGGAGAGAAATTATTTTTAACACCTGAAAAATCAATGCAAATTCAAAATGCCCTCGGTCCTGATATTATGATGGCGTTTGATGAATGTCCGCCATATCCCGCAGAGCATACGTATATGAAAGCGTCTGTAGAAAGAACAAGCCGGTGGGCGGAACGCTGTATTAAGGCTCACGCTAGACCTGAGGACCAGGGACTTTTTGGTATTGTTCAAGGTGGGGAGTATGAAGATCTTAGGCGACAAAGTGCAGAAGATCTTGTCTCGCTTGATTTTCCTGGTTACGCCATCGGGGGATTATCTGTTGGAGAGCCGAAAAATGTCATGAATGAGGTGCTTGAATACACAACACCATGGCTCCCGAAAGATAAACCGCGTTATTTGATGGGGGTGGGATCAGCAGACTCGTTAATTGATGGGGCCATACGTGGCATTGATATGTTCGATTGCGTCTTACCAACACGTATTGCTAGAAATGGCACCCTGATGACGAGTACTGGAAGACTTGTAGTGAGAAATGCGGCGTATGCAAGAGATTTCCGACCAATAGATGAAGCATGTGAGTGCCATGTCTGTCAAAACCATTCTCGTGCTTATATTAGACATCTTATCAAATGTAATGAAACACTTGGATTAAGACTATGCTCCTATCATAACTTACATTTCCTGTTAAATTTGATGGAGCAGGTAAGACAAGCGATCCGTGATGATCGGTTACTTGATTTTAGAGCCGAGTTTTTTGAAACATACGGATTCAATAAAGCAGATGCGAAAAATTTTTAA
- the yajC gene encoding preprotein translocase subunit YajC: MNFAPLITLVVMFAIFYFLLIRPQQKRQKKVQEMHAALQKGDKIVTIGGLHGTIDAIDENQVVIMVDGNNKLTFDRQAIREVVNPD; this comes from the coding sequence ATGAATTTTGCGCCACTTATTACGCTTGTGGTTATGTTTGCGATTTTTTATTTTCTTTTGATTCGTCCCCAGCAAAAGAGACAAAAGAAAGTCCAAGAGATGCATGCAGCTCTTCAAAAAGGGGATAAAATTGTAACAATTGGTGGCTTGCACGGCACGATTGATGCGATTGATGAAAATCAAGTGGTGATCATGGTCGACGGCAATAATAAGTTAACATTTGATCGTCAAGCGATACGTGAAGTAGTTAACCCTGATTGA
- a CDS encoding TIGR04086 family membrane protein, which yields MPQRLMSSVLYGVLMIFVLVIAASFLSSLILRYTGITEESFFWVLLIFSFIALFLGGFLAGGKSGEKGWFAGALTALMYSCVTFLTQFLSFNEGFDLQQTIMHGGYLITAIFGGMLGVNVRGHNFKEK from the coding sequence GTGCCACAACGGCTTATGAGCAGCGTTTTGTACGGTGTATTAATGATATTTGTCCTTGTAATTGCGGCCAGTTTCCTAAGCTCATTGATTCTTCGATATACAGGTATTACTGAAGAATCATTTTTCTGGGTTCTACTTATTTTTTCATTTATCGCTTTATTTTTGGGTGGCTTTTTAGCAGGCGGTAAATCAGGAGAAAAGGGGTGGTTTGCTGGGGCACTAACTGCTTTAATGTATTCGTGTGTCACCTTTCTCACGCAGTTTTTAAGTTTCAATGAGGGGTTTGATCTGCAGCAAACAATCATGCATGGTGGTTATTTAATAACAGCTATATTCGGAGGTATGTTAGGGGTCAACGTTCGAGGCCATAATTTTAAAGAAAAATAA